From one Dermacentor silvarum isolate Dsil-2018 chromosome 3, BIME_Dsil_1.4, whole genome shotgun sequence genomic stretch:
- the LOC125944347 gene encoding translation initiation factor IF-2-like: protein MADALRQQQHNRKAPDPSLAPRPGRRIAQDAVQAGGTPQPVRAAARLPRQLGAESAARPTAEPVQLVLPDPSEDLPEEYKDIKAAMMETTCGASPVDTKKPVKSASVKKSPPTKPSARSTSAKSPKSKTPKSKTPVTRTPAWGSPANGVTTRRMLPPVSPTVASSTCKPRGLAGGSPAVQGQQRGQRPIPQPVGLHDVTAPTPAGAAVTSQQRPVLEGRPRHDGGYNAPVKVLPQANPFQNVRFYRPPLLPRGSLWSPDVEVPAPLGLDDGPVVVKDYVHGPQDPLPPDELITARQAAVALLLFLVFLALVVAWGRFAIHNSHGGHTLEHGYGSDSVPTKNKNGDDPAMFIRSSIAIPEDSANSWDDPSALNSTTAD, encoded by the coding sequence ATGGCCGAtgctttgaggcaacaacaacataACCGTAAAGCTCCCGATCCGTCGTTAGCGCCTCGTCCTGGCCGGCGCATTGCACAGGATGCTGTACAAGCGGGAGGCACACCGCAGCCAGTTAGAGCTGCTGCTCGTTTGCCCCGGCAACTGGGAGCCGAGTCTGCGGCAAGACCGACGGCCGAGCCAGTACAGCTGGTCCTGCCGGATCCATCGGAAGACTTGCCGGAAGAATACAAGGACATCAAGGCAGCAATGATGGAAACGACCTGTGGTGCGTCCCCAGTAGACACCAAGAAGCCCGTCAAATCGGCGTCAGTGAAGAAGAGCCCTCCCACAAAACCTTCCGCCAGATCAACCTCTGCCAAGTCTCCAAAGTCCAAGACGCCTAAATCCAAGACACCAGTAACCAGGACACCAGCCTGGGGATCACCAGCCAACGGTGTAACGACTCGTCGCATGCTGCCTCCGGTCAGCCCCACTGTCGCTTCCTCAACTTGTAAGCCACGAGGGCTCGCTGGCGGTAGTCCAGCGGTGCAAGGCCAGCAGCGCGGGCAGCGCCCGATTCCGCAACCAGTTGGGTTACACGACGTCACAGCACCGACGCCTGCTGGCGCGGCCGTGACGTCGCAGCAGCGTCCTGTCCTCGAGGGCCGGCCGCGGCACGATGGCGGATACAACGCTCCCGTTAAGGTTCTGCCACAGGCGAACCCGTTCCAGAATGTACGCTTTTACAGGCCGCCGCTACTTCCTCGTGGTTCCTTGTGGAGCCCAGACGTCGAGGTGCCTGCACCCCTTGGTCTCGACGACGGGCCCGTCGTTGTGAAGGACTACGTGCACGGCCCACAGGATCCTCTGCCACCAGACGAGCTAATCACGGCCCGGCAGGCTGCTGTGGCCCTCCTGCTCTTTCTCGTCTTCCTCGCGTTAGTCGTGGCTTGGGGGAGGTTCGCGATCCACAATTCCCACGGCGGGCATACTCTAGAACACGGGTACGGTTCCGACAGCGTGCCTACTAAAAATAAAAACGGGGACGACCCTGCAATGTTTATCCGAAGCTCCATTGCGATACCTGAGGATTCTGCGAACTCTTGGGATGATCCAAGTGCACTAAACTCTACCACTGCAGACTAA